A window of the Bradyrhizobium ottawaense genome harbors these coding sequences:
- a CDS encoding aldo/keto reductase: MHFVEANGAKIPAIGLGTWELRDRTCARIVEQALRLGYRHIDTAQVYDNEREVGEGVRASGVKRDEIFLTTKIWTTHFKPNDLERSAKESLARLRMTEVDLLLLHWPNPQVPLADTLGALARVKSQGLARHIGVSNFTVALIDEAVAACPEPLVCDQVEYHPYLDQTKVREACARHGMAVVAYSPVAKGRIKNDRALLRIGDRYRKTAAQVCLRWLVQQNVVAIPRTSKLERLSENIEIFDFELFEDDMKAISAMGSAGGRLTNYGFAPNWD, from the coding sequence ATGCATTTTGTCGAGGCCAATGGCGCGAAAATCCCGGCGATCGGGCTGGGCACCTGGGAATTGCGCGACCGGACCTGCGCGCGCATCGTCGAGCAGGCGCTGCGGCTCGGCTATCGCCACATCGATACCGCGCAGGTCTACGACAACGAGCGCGAGGTGGGCGAGGGCGTGCGCGCCTCCGGCGTGAAACGCGACGAGATATTTCTCACCACCAAGATCTGGACCACCCATTTCAAGCCGAACGATCTCGAGCGATCCGCCAAGGAGAGCCTGGCGCGCCTGCGCATGACCGAGGTCGACCTGCTGCTGCTGCATTGGCCGAACCCGCAGGTGCCGCTCGCGGACACACTGGGTGCGCTGGCACGGGTCAAGAGCCAGGGGCTGGCCCGCCATATCGGCGTGTCCAATTTCACCGTGGCCCTGATCGACGAAGCCGTGGCGGCATGCCCGGAGCCTCTGGTGTGCGACCAGGTCGAGTACCATCCTTATCTCGACCAGACCAAGGTTCGCGAGGCCTGCGCACGGCACGGTATGGCGGTCGTGGCCTACAGCCCGGTCGCCAAGGGCCGCATCAAGAACGACCGCGCGCTGCTGCGGATCGGCGATCGCTACCGCAAGACGGCGGCGCAGGTTTGCCTGCGCTGGCTGGTGCAGCAGAATGTCGTGGCGATCCCGCGCACCTCGAAGCTGGAACGGCTGTCGGAGAACATCGAGATCTTCGATTTCGAATTGTTCGAGGACGACATGAAGGCGATTTCCGCCATGGGCAGTGCCGGCGGCCGGCTCACCAATTATGGTTTCGCGCCGAATTGGGATTGA